CTgtcctgcaaacacacacaaacatcacaCACATCACTGGATGTTCCAGTGCCAATGTCCGAACGACTTAAAGTGGCCCGACGCTCAATATAGCATCCTACCTTCCAGGAAGCAGCTTGGCAATCTCAGCCCAGCGGTTGCCAAAGACGGACTGGGCTTTGTAAATGATGAGATCCTCCTCGTGGGTCCAGTTGGACTTCTTTAACGTGGGCTCCAAGTGAGACAGCCAACGCTCACGACACTGATTCTCCATCCGCCCGTTCAGCTGCTTGCAAATCATACTCCAGCGATTGGTGCCAAACCTGCCCACCAACTCTTTGATCTGCTCAAGGAGAAAAAAGCACAATTGCTTGATTATGAAAAGATGAtgtaaaatctgaaaaaaacCACTGGCTGTCTACCATAATTcctaaaatgttttattgtacGAGAGTTGAGATTTGTCACCTTTTCATCTTCCTCTTTGGACCAGCATTCTGCTACCACATTTCCAATCAGACTTTTCCAGCGTTGCAAACACTGCAATTCTGTCTTGCCCTGTCAAGTAACGGGACAAAATAGATCATTCCTTACATTTCTAAGCTTCTGTGGTCCGGAACTGACTCCATCTATAAGTAATCACAATATAATACGACAATTTTCAATTATTAGTTCACATTTTGTATATTCATACTGTAATATACAACCCTTTACAAAAATATTACTTTTGTATAGTCTTTACTTTTAGGGGAACGgcataaaataccaaattatatATGAGGCACACTATAAGAAAACACCACATGAGTAATGAGTATAAAGTCAAATTTGATATAAAAACCTAGATTGTGTTGATGTCAAGTATGTAGTGGAGCGACGCAATGCCATGTGGGCCCAGGATAAAATCGGGCCACTATTAATTGTTCCATAGCTGAAATCTTCTTGTAATAAATTCTTACCGGTAACAGAGTAGCGACAGTATTCCAGTTCCGTTCTCCAAAATTCTGGACAAGGATTTTCAGGTTTTCATCCTACACATTAGAGATAATTAGGTGAGAGATGTGGTTTTTCATGTAACAGTTTTCTAATAGAGAGGAAAATAGCTCATAATATTGTAcactgattcacttcattcaaGCAGTACTGCATATGTATATCTACCTATGTATATGCACAGATTGGTGATGCCCGCGCCTACTCGAGTAACAACTAACCTCTTCCAGAGTCCATCTTACTTTGGGGCCAAGCTTGTCCACAGAGCTCGAGTCTGTGTCAAAACACAGAGCAACATCAGCCTTTTCTGCCATACTGTAAATACACATTGACAATGAGCTGAAACACTGGGGAGGAAGTACACAGCTTGCACAATGTAGAAAATCAAAGACGTCAAATGCATAGAagagtggttcttaacctgggttcgatcgaaccctaggggtcaAGTGAGTCGTCTCAGGGGTTCGCCGgagcctccactgcagaggTCTGAACACACCcgatttatcgtgtaaattcgTGATGACGCATATCTGAATTGGTCTTGCAAAGCAACAGCAGATGTCAATTTGACTTGCaggtatgtcatttgttttgaattcatgcattgtgttggtttggtactttgaacaaggtgatgttcatgcacggcttaCTTTGTGCACCAGCAttgatgtcttgaatttgaaaaaaatgattttatttttcactaatGAAGGGTTCGGCGAATgcacatatgaaactggtggggttcggtacctccaacaaggttaagaaccactggcatAGAAGGAACGCGAAAAGGAGGCTTTCAGCTTGTCTTCATTCCACCCTCAATGTGGAACAAAGAAGCAATATGGCCtcgaattaaaatatttttctcacCGAAATATGTTATTATTCAATTTTTGCAAATTTTTACCTTTCTGTAGTTAGATTAGTTTTTGCCTCAAGCCCAAATTCTCAGATACTATATATCTTTTTCTTTACAGATAATGAGaccatttattttttcttccagttTGTCAAAACATAGCACAGAAAATGCAAATACAATGCTTACTGAATTAACGTTGAAATGGTCAACAATTTCAAAATACAATGAGCTTGTCTAAATTTCCTGCAACACTATCTGTTGTGACGACGTTGTTACTACAAGCGTTGCATATCAGACAGTGGAGACACACTTAACCAGAAAAATATGTGGTCGTTTGATTATGGCATGAATTTGAGACATCGGGTGTTTCCATTCAGTCATAAGAGACCCTGTTATCGCATTGAGTGAAAACATTTGAGCAAATTGAAACTTTTCTATTTGTTACTATTTTGTTTGATTGTGTGCTGGAGATTTCGTGTGCCTTGGCTTTAAAAGCAATGGCCAAGATGGCAGTTTTAAAAACGCAAAATGTTGTAGCTGACCAAAGACCATGGTTATGTTGTTTACACATTTGCAAAGAGATGATACGAGTCCGCATTCTATTCACCAATTGGGATGCAAATAAAGCCGCAATTTCTCTATGTTTATAACATCATTCACAAAGTGTTCGACTCAGGTGGAGAGGACATTTTAATGCAGTTTAATGCACGTGCACCTCTCCACGACGGCTAGCTAACGTTAGCTCCCTTAAATGAGCTGATAATAGCAgacgcaaaacaaacaaataagcgTGAATCAAAACGAGAACATTAAGCTCACGTAGACCGTTCATATTTTATAGGAACAATGCTCACGTTATTTGTCCGAATGGGTAAATAACTCCAGCCAGGTGCCAACTAGCAAGCTAGCATGTTCACACGAACGCATGAGTGATTCTGCTGCTAAATGCTAATTATGCTCACAAAAAAGTGTAGCGCCACCTGTGGCCAAAACAGCAAATGCAACACTGGAAACGTGACGTGTTGTTATCCTCGTCACTCGGATATGAACAGAAAAGTCAATAAACGAAAGAGAGAGGTTAAACTAACACCTGACTATTTTATGAAAACACAGttcacaataataaaataagaaataaaataaataataataaaatcaatcTGCTGGATGGCAAAAGCTAGAATAAATTTGTGTATCCACCTGATGCAATCCATACAATAGAAGCCATGGCCTCCTGTACAAAATATCAGCTTTGTGTTAAACTGTGACTACATTGAAACAAgatcattattttaatatttcaaaATCTGTTTGATATATTTGATCATTTCACCAGAGAGAgtggcaagtcaagtcaagacaAGTGTTGACAAGGACAAGGAGTACTCTTTCTGTTctcagtgcaaaaaaaagtcCTTTAAGGCTTGCTTGCATGAGTCTGGTGCAGAAGAACAAGTCCATTAAACAGCCGCTGTTGAACTGGTTATCTGTCCTGGGTGTCgtcaacatgtttttatttttttatttagacaGGACAGTACCAGTTTGATGAACACTAAAGATATTGACATATATACAAACACCCCAGTGTAAAACCAGTCGGAATTAGCCGGAGCTAAATTTCATTCGTTGTCTTCGTGACATAGAACATTGCACTCATTTGCTTAAcatcacagaaaaaaataatagaggGATCACGTAATGTATCAACATCCCTCTCCTCCTCATTGTTCTTTATAGATAAAACTGAAGAGGATTAACTGTAGATCTTTCAAGTCCACCTCTGCTACAAGATGGGCCCATTGTGAACTTCTATACTGAGTAGTAGTCAGCTACATCGTCATATAACACAAGGGCCCACGCTGTTGGCTCACAGATAGCTGTCATCGCTGGCCACGTAGGAGAAGCCGAAAAAGGCGTTGTTGGCACTCGTGCTGGCGTTGAGTTCCGGCGTCCGACTCAGCGAATTAGGAACCATTTCTCTCGTGAACTCTGGGTCGATATGCTGAGTGTCGGCAGGGCCCCTCTAAAGGTGGGAAGGGACGAGGTAGGAGAGTTAGTTGCTCATCAGGAataagacaatgtactgtaatGTAGACTCCTTCTAATATGTGACCTGGCCACTAGGCGGCAGTGTATTGtgtaaaaagttcattttaaacTTACAGTAATGATCTGACACTCACCACATTCGGGTTGAAAGGAGGAGTGATTCTCTTGTGGTAAATATCGTCCCAGTTGATTGATGCAAAAAAGGTGTGGTTCTTGATTTCTAACTGTACAGCACAACACATAAATGCATCATGAAACATACTCAAAATACCAAATCAACTCGATTTGGAATTTGGAATCGCTTTCTAAGTCTTGGGGTAtctgttttttccccctcctaaTTTAAGAACACGTACAAAATCGGCGATGGCCCCAAAGCGTCTGTGCTGGTCCTTCTGCAGGAGTCCATCCAGCAGGGAGCACACGGCCTCAGACTTCCCTGGTGGGAGCAGCAAAGGCTTATGGAGAATCCCTTCATACATTTCTCCAACATCACGGCTGTAGAAAGGAGGCTACCGTGAAAGAAAACAGGCATATGTTATTATCTCCAcaaacacccacccacacacacgtcTCACAGACACTTACCAGACTGTAAATCATCTCATAAAGCACAGTTCCAAGACACCACCAGTCAACAGTCCTGTCATAAGGTTCCTTCCGAAGAACCTCTGGTGCTAAGTACTTTGGTGGCAAAAGTGCAAATTCAGTGTTCAATGTTTTATCAGGCTCGTGCTATATTTCCATTTCTAATTCTGGATCTGGATAACTCTGTATCTTCAGTTATCGGGATTTTTTGGGACATGCAGTATATATCTTTTCAACTTACTTCTGGTGTTCCACAGAAAGTTGTGGTGGTTCCGTCTGGCTCTACACCTTCTTTGCACAAACCAAAATCAGTCAGCACCACATGGCCCTGCACAACGCACAAACATGCAGGAGGGTGTATACATACATTATGTAACGTTCATAGACAGAAGAGGAAATTGTGGCAAAATTCAcctgagaatctaagaggataTTCTCTGGCTTCAGATCCCTGtgatgagcacacacacacagatgattacggatggacggatgagttggctagatagataggtaggctGACCTGTAGACAATATTGAGGGAGTGAAGGTAGCCGATAGCGCTGGCCACCTCCGCAGCGTAGAACCTCGCTCTGGGTTCGGAAAAACATCTCTCACGCTGCAGATGAAAGAAGAGCTGCACAAAGAAAGACCAAGGGCATAAGAAGGCGCGACCCAGCCTGTGAATCAAAGCTTGTTATGATGGCTTGCGCCATACCTCTCCACCATTCACGTAGTCGAGGACAAAGTAGAGCTTCTCTGAGGTCTGGAAGGAGTAATGGAGCCGAACCAGGAAGGGGTGTTTCAGGCTTTTGAGCAGCACGTTACGCTCCGCCATAATGTTTTTTTGCTGCAGACCATGGAGATCAAAACTGGTCAGCGTGACAATAAACCCATTTTTAGATGTATTGACCACTGCATGAGCACACCAAATTACAACTGCAGAAATATCACTGTATTTTAAAGCAAAATATGGAAGCTCACTGACATCCCATTGTACCGGAGCACGTGCAAATGTTTAACCTTTTCAAATTAGATCCCagaattgtattattttgctaCATTTCAATCATGGCTGAGTGACACCAAAATCACACACAACTGGATCAGATCAGATTTGGCATGAATACAGTAAGTGTTAGGATTGGGATCAGATCCAAAATGAATTTAATCTTTGTTTTCTAAAACTGAATTTCTCAAGTAGGGATTTGCATGTGCGTGCCTGAGATAAACTCTTACTTTTGTGCGAGTTATAAAAAACGTCCTTTGAACCGCACCTATTGCACATTAGATAAGATTGATGTTGTTGCTAAATGTTGATGACAACACTGGAAGTTGCTCTGCATCATTAGTGTTGAGCTAcgtgcatcttttttttcactCTAATTCTTTCTGAGATGCAGTACACCATTACATCCACCAGATGTTTTTGTGTGAACGTGGGAAAACGTCCCTTTTTATACCTAAATTATTCTTCCAAGGGTACTGTATGGCAATATGGTCACCCCTGGCATAGTAGACGCTCACctcttttttcttcaagatgacTTTCTTCTGCAGCACTTTGACAGCATAGAATTGGTTGGTGGCTTTGAGCTTGGCGAGCACGACCTGCATTGCAAGGTTGgtgtgttaatttttttttgtttagt
This region of Syngnathus typhle isolate RoL2023-S1 ecotype Sweden linkage group LG2, RoL_Styp_1.0, whole genome shotgun sequence genomic DNA includes:
- the sgk2a gene encoding serine/threonine-protein kinase Sgk2 isoform X1 gives rise to the protein MLNNFPSIIHSLEVSDWLEISQLWASSSCCTYFAERLHVEVAYLHSQVYQTDAGFPPGMEWIRAMAHSNLRSPSSSPHDEVNLGPSADPHAKPTDFDFLAVIGKGTFGKVVLAKLKATNQFYAVKVLQKKVILKKKEQKNIMAERNVLLKSLKHPFLVRLHYSFQTSEKLYFVLDYVNGGELFFHLQRERCFSEPRARFYAAEVASAIGYLHSLNIVYRDLKPENILLDSQGHVVLTDFGLCKEGVEPDGTTTTFCGTPEYLAPEVLRKEPYDRTVDWWCLGTVLYEMIYSLPPFYSRDVGEMYEGILHKPLLLPPGKSEAVCSLLDGLLQKDQHRRFGAIADFLEIKNHTFFASINWDDIYHKRITPPFNPNVRGPADTQHIDPEFTREMVPNSLSRTPELNASTSANNAFFGFSYVASDDSYL
- the sgk2a gene encoding serine/threonine-protein kinase Sgk2 isoform X2 → MEWIRAMAHSNLRSPSSSPHDEVNLGPSADPHAKPTDFDFLAVIGKGTFGKVVLAKLKATNQFYAVKVLQKKVILKKKEQKNIMAERNVLLKSLKHPFLVRLHYSFQTSEKLYFVLDYVNGGELFFHLQRERCFSEPRARFYAAEVASAIGYLHSLNIVYRDLKPENILLDSQGHVVLTDFGLCKEGVEPDGTTTTFCGTPEYLAPEVLRKEPYDRTVDWWCLGTVLYEMIYSLPPFYSRDVGEMYEGILHKPLLLPPGKSEAVCSLLDGLLQKDQHRRFGAIADFLEIKNHTFFASINWDDIYHKRITPPFNPNVRGPADTQHIDPEFTREMVPNSLSRTPELNASTSANNAFFGFSYVASDDSYL